The Amycolatopsis sp. 195334CR genome window below encodes:
- a CDS encoding gamma-glutamyl-gamma-aminobutyrate hydrolase family protein has protein sequence MVSNVSRPLIGLTTYLERTSFGVWETEAAVLHGGYVEAVTRAGGVPVLLPPVGFGHAELAEALDGLVLVGGADIEPSRYGQEAHPATVTRPARDAFEFELLDRALANGLPVLGVCRGMEVLNVAFGGTLTQHLPDRLGTSDHQPAVATFGLTDVRLAEGSRAAAILGDHTKCRCYHHQAVDRLGGGLQAVGWAADGTVEAVETPGRFVLGVQWHPEQDLDDFRLFAALVAEAGKGKA, from the coding sequence GTGGTTTCGAACGTCTCTAGGCCACTCATCGGCCTCACCACCTACCTCGAACGGACCTCGTTCGGGGTGTGGGAGACCGAGGCCGCCGTCCTGCACGGCGGGTACGTCGAGGCGGTGACGCGGGCCGGTGGCGTACCGGTGCTGCTGCCGCCCGTCGGCTTCGGGCACGCCGAACTGGCGGAAGCGCTGGACGGGCTGGTCCTGGTCGGCGGCGCCGACATCGAGCCGTCGCGGTACGGGCAGGAGGCGCATCCGGCCACGGTGACCCGGCCCGCCCGCGACGCGTTCGAGTTCGAGCTGCTGGACCGCGCGCTCGCCAACGGCCTGCCGGTGCTGGGCGTGTGCCGCGGCATGGAGGTGCTCAACGTGGCCTTCGGCGGCACGCTCACCCAGCACCTGCCCGACCGGCTCGGCACCAGCGACCACCAGCCCGCGGTGGCCACCTTCGGCCTGACCGACGTGCGCCTCGCCGAGGGCAGCCGCGCCGCGGCGATCCTCGGCGACCACACGAAGTGCCGCTGCTACCACCACCAGGCGGTGGACCGGCTCGGCGGCGGGCTCCAGGCGGTCGGCTGGGCGGCCGACGGGACCGTCGAGGCGGTCGAAACCCCGGGACGGTTCGTACTGGGCGTGCAGTGGCACCCCGAACAGGACCTGGACGACTTCCGGCTGTTCGCCGCGCTGGTGGCGGAAGCGGGGAAAGGCAAGGCATGA
- a CDS encoding glutamine synthetase family protein, which yields MGKRKGMLTLDELRGLVEDGTVDTVLVAMTDMQGRLQGKRCAAEYFLSEVVPHATEACNYLLAVDVDMNTVDGYAISSWERGYGDCVLRPDFDTLRLVPWQEGTAMVLADVEWVQGGDVTVSPRQVLKKQLARLAERGLGAFVGTELEFIVFEDSYEQAWKTGYRELTPSNQYNVDYSMLGTARLEPLLRRIRNAMTGAGLYVESAKGECNPGQQEIAFRYTDALSTCDNHGIYKNGAKEIAAQEGKSLTFMAKYNEREGNSCHIHISLRSLEGEPVLAGDGPGGFSKLMEHFLAGQLACLRELTYFFAPNINSYKRFVPGSFAPTAVAWGTDNRTCALRVVGHGQSLRVENRVPGGDVNPYLATAALIAAGLHGIENELPLEPELQGNAYTSGKPTVPTTLREAAELLKDSKVAQEAFGADVVEHYLNAAKVELTAFDAAVTDWERVRGFERL from the coding sequence ATGGGCAAACGCAAGGGCATGCTGACGCTCGACGAGCTGCGAGGGCTCGTCGAGGACGGGACCGTGGACACCGTCCTGGTGGCGATGACCGACATGCAGGGCCGGTTGCAGGGCAAGCGGTGCGCGGCGGAGTACTTCCTCAGCGAGGTCGTGCCGCACGCCACCGAGGCCTGCAACTACCTGCTCGCGGTCGACGTGGACATGAACACGGTGGACGGTTACGCCATCTCGTCCTGGGAGCGCGGCTACGGCGACTGCGTGCTGCGCCCCGACTTCGACACGCTGCGGCTGGTGCCGTGGCAGGAGGGCACCGCGATGGTGCTCGCCGACGTGGAGTGGGTGCAGGGCGGGGACGTCACCGTCTCCCCGCGCCAGGTGCTCAAGAAGCAGCTGGCCAGGCTGGCCGAGCGCGGCCTCGGCGCCTTCGTCGGCACCGAACTGGAGTTCATCGTCTTCGAGGACAGCTACGAGCAGGCGTGGAAAACCGGCTACCGCGAGCTGACCCCGTCGAACCAGTACAACGTGGACTACTCCATGCTCGGCACCGCGCGGCTGGAACCGCTGCTGCGGCGGATCCGCAACGCGATGACCGGCGCCGGCCTGTACGTGGAGTCGGCCAAGGGCGAGTGCAACCCGGGGCAGCAGGAGATCGCCTTCCGCTACACCGACGCACTGTCCACTTGCGACAACCACGGCATCTACAAGAACGGCGCCAAGGAGATCGCCGCGCAGGAGGGCAAGAGCCTGACCTTCATGGCGAAGTACAACGAGCGCGAGGGCAACTCCTGCCACATCCACATCAGCCTGCGCTCATTGGAAGGCGAGCCGGTGCTGGCCGGTGACGGTCCCGGCGGGTTCTCGAAGCTGATGGAGCACTTCCTCGCCGGTCAGCTCGCCTGCCTCCGGGAGCTGACCTACTTCTTCGCGCCGAACATCAACTCCTACAAGCGTTTTGTGCCCGGCAGCTTCGCGCCGACCGCGGTCGCCTGGGGCACCGACAACCGCACCTGCGCGCTGCGGGTGGTCGGCCACGGGCAGTCCCTGCGGGTGGAGAACCGCGTGCCGGGCGGGGACGTGAACCCGTACCTGGCCACCGCCGCGCTCATCGCGGCCGGGCTGCACGGCATCGAGAACGAGCTGCCGCTGGAGCCGGAACTCCAGGGGAACGCCTACACCTCGGGAAAGCCGACCGTGCCGACCACCCTGCGCGAAGCGGCCGAACTGCTCAAGGACAGCAAGGTCGCGCAGGAGGCATTCGGCGCGGACGTGGTGGAGCACTACCTGAACGCGGCGAAGGTCGAGCTGACCGCCTTCGACGCCGCGGTCACCGACTGGGAGCGAGTACGTGGTTTCGAACGTCTCTAG
- the gcvP gene encoding aminomethyl-transferring glycine dehydrogenase has protein sequence MLAECGYGSLEALVEAAVPGAIRLTSALNLPEPASETEATAELRRLAARNRPMTQLIGLGFHDTITPAVIRRNVLENPAWYTAYTPYQPEISQGRLEALLNFQTMVADLTGLTTANASMLDESTAVAEAVMLMRRQSKAKSPVVVLDAETLPQTIAVVRTRAEAVGVEVDVRDLSEGLPDEFFGVVVQYPGASGVLRDKGFYQRVSEAAKAVGALYTVAADLLALTVVEAPGEFGADIAAGTTQRFGVPLGGGGPHAGYLAVRAGLERSLPGRLVGVSVDADGAPAYRLALQTREQHIRREKATSNICTAQVLPAVLAAMYAVYHGPDGLTRIAERVHALTTGLAATLRAGGAEIVHEHYFDTLLVRVPGKAEQVLADARRFGVNLGRVDADHVRIACDETTTTDTLHRVLLAFELEADAAPGEESALPGDVVRTTDFLTHDVFHTHRSETAMLRYLRHLSDQDYALDRGMIPLGSCTMKLNATTEMEPISWPEFAGLHPFAPVEDSAGYRALVEQLSGWLAEVTGYDSVSLQPNAGSQGEFAGLLAISAYHRANGQPERTVCLIPSSAHGTNAASAVMAGMRVVVVACTSEGDVDLDDLRAKAEQHKDTLAAIMITYPSTHGVYEHGIEELAAIVHDHGGQVYVDGANLNALLGLAKPGKFGGDVSHLNLHKTFCIPHGGGGPGVGPVAVRAHLAPYLPNHPLDAGAGPETGVGPISEAPYGSASILPISWAYVRMMGAEGLTKATKVAVLAANYVAARLRAHYPVLYAGQSGLVAHECILDLRGITKETGVTVDDVAKRLVDYGFHAPTMSFPVAGTLMVEPTESEDLAELDRFCDAMIAIRAEITAVADGRWAVEQSPLRNAPHTAEVLTGDWDLPYDRKLAVYPAGVKAKGKYWPPVRRIDGARGDRNLVCSCPPISSYEG, from the coding sequence ATGCTGGCCGAATGCGGTTACGGCAGCCTGGAGGCGCTGGTCGAGGCGGCGGTGCCGGGGGCCATCCGGCTGACCAGCGCGCTGAACCTGCCGGAGCCCGCCTCGGAGACCGAGGCCACCGCCGAGCTGCGCCGCCTCGCCGCCCGCAACCGGCCGATGACGCAGCTGATCGGCCTCGGCTTCCACGACACCATCACCCCGGCGGTGATCCGGCGCAACGTGCTGGAGAACCCGGCGTGGTACACCGCCTACACCCCGTACCAGCCGGAGATCTCGCAGGGACGGCTCGAAGCCCTGCTCAACTTCCAGACCATGGTCGCCGACCTGACCGGCCTGACCACCGCGAACGCCTCGATGCTGGACGAGTCGACCGCGGTGGCCGAGGCGGTCATGCTGATGCGCCGCCAGTCGAAGGCCAAGTCGCCGGTGGTGGTGCTCGACGCGGAGACCCTGCCGCAAACGATTGCGGTGGTGCGGACGCGCGCCGAAGCGGTCGGCGTCGAGGTCGACGTGCGGGACCTGTCGGAGGGCCTGCCGGACGAGTTCTTCGGTGTCGTCGTGCAGTACCCGGGCGCTTCGGGCGTGCTCCGGGACAAGGGCTTCTACCAGCGCGTTTCCGAGGCCGCCAAGGCCGTGGGCGCGCTGTACACGGTCGCCGCGGACCTGCTGGCGCTGACCGTGGTCGAGGCGCCGGGCGAGTTCGGCGCCGACATCGCCGCGGGCACCACGCAGCGCTTCGGCGTACCGCTCGGCGGTGGCGGACCGCACGCCGGGTACCTGGCCGTGCGCGCCGGGCTGGAGCGCTCGCTGCCGGGCCGCCTGGTCGGGGTTTCGGTGGACGCCGACGGCGCGCCCGCCTACCGCCTCGCGCTGCAGACCCGCGAGCAGCACATCCGCCGCGAGAAGGCCACCTCGAACATCTGCACCGCGCAGGTGCTGCCCGCCGTGCTGGCCGCGATGTACGCGGTCTACCACGGTCCGGACGGGTTGACGCGGATCGCCGAGCGCGTCCACGCGCTGACCACCGGCCTGGCCGCGACACTGCGCGCGGGCGGCGCCGAGATCGTGCACGAGCACTACTTCGACACGCTGCTGGTCCGCGTGCCGGGCAAGGCCGAGCAGGTGCTCGCCGACGCCCGCCGGTTCGGGGTGAACCTGGGCCGCGTCGACGCCGACCACGTCCGCATCGCCTGCGACGAGACCACCACCACCGACACGCTGCACCGCGTGCTGCTCGCCTTCGAACTGGAGGCCGACGCGGCACCCGGCGAGGAGAGCGCGCTGCCCGGTGACGTGGTCCGCACGACCGACTTCCTCACCCACGACGTGTTCCACACGCACCGCTCCGAGACCGCCATGCTGCGGTACCTGCGGCACCTGTCCGATCAGGACTACGCGCTCGACCGCGGGATGATCCCGCTCGGCTCGTGCACGATGAAGCTGAACGCCACCACCGAGATGGAGCCGATCAGCTGGCCGGAGTTCGCCGGCCTGCACCCGTTCGCCCCGGTCGAGGACAGCGCGGGCTACCGGGCGCTGGTCGAGCAGCTGTCCGGCTGGCTGGCCGAGGTCACCGGCTACGACTCGGTGTCGCTGCAGCCGAACGCGGGCAGCCAGGGCGAGTTCGCCGGGCTGCTGGCGATCAGCGCCTACCACCGCGCGAACGGCCAGCCGGAGCGGACGGTCTGCCTGATCCCGTCCTCCGCGCACGGCACGAACGCGGCCTCAGCGGTGATGGCCGGGATGCGCGTGGTCGTGGTCGCCTGCACCAGCGAGGGGGACGTCGACCTCGACGACCTGCGCGCCAAGGCCGAGCAGCACAAGGACACGCTCGCCGCGATCATGATCACCTACCCGTCCACGCACGGGGTGTACGAGCACGGCATCGAGGAACTGGCCGCGATCGTGCACGACCACGGCGGCCAGGTCTACGTGGACGGCGCGAACCTCAACGCGCTGCTCGGGCTGGCGAAGCCGGGCAAGTTCGGCGGCGACGTCTCGCACCTGAACCTGCACAAGACCTTCTGCATCCCGCACGGTGGCGGCGGGCCGGGCGTCGGCCCGGTGGCGGTGCGCGCGCACCTGGCCCCGTACCTGCCGAACCACCCGCTCGACGCGGGTGCCGGACCGGAGACCGGGGTCGGCCCGATCTCCGAGGCGCCCTACGGCTCGGCCTCGATCCTGCCGATCTCCTGGGCCTACGTGCGGATGATGGGCGCCGAGGGCCTGACCAAGGCGACCAAGGTGGCCGTGCTGGCCGCCAACTACGTCGCCGCCCGCCTGCGCGCGCACTACCCGGTGCTCTACGCCGGTCAGTCCGGCCTGGTCGCGCACGAGTGCATCCTGGACCTCCGCGGTATCACCAAGGAGACCGGCGTGACCGTGGACGACGTGGCCAAGCGCCTGGTCGACTACGGCTTCCACGCGCCGACGATGTCCTTCCCGGTGGCGGGCACGCTGATGGTCGAGCCGACCGAGAGCGAGGACCTGGCCGAGCTGGACCGCTTCTGCGACGCGATGATCGCCATCCGCGCGGAGATCACCGCGGTCGCCGACGGCCGCTGGGCGGTGGAGCAGAGCCCGCTGCGCAACGCCCCGCACACCGCCGAGGTGCTGACCGGTGACTGGGACCTGCCGTACGACCGCAAGCTCGCGGTGTACCCGGCCGGGGTGAAGGCGAAGGGCAAGTACTGGCCACCGGTCCGGCGCATCGACGGCGCCCGCGGTGACCGCAACCTCGTCTGCTCCTGCCCGCCCATCTCGTCCTACGAAGGCTGA
- a CDS encoding 3-oxoacyl-ACP reductase has product MVQRFDGRVVTITGGGSGIGLATARRLAEEGAKVVIADVAEESGKAAADEVGGLFVRTDVTDEEQVKALFQTAVDEYGSLDVAFNNAGISPPEDDSILTTGLDAWEKVQRVNLTSVYLCCKYAIPHMRAQGKGSIVNTASFVAVMGAATSQISYSASKGGVLSMTRELGVQFAREGIRINALCPGPVNTPLLKELFAKDPERAARRLVHVPLGRFAEPEELAAAVAFLASDDASFITASQFLVDGGISGAYVTPL; this is encoded by the coding sequence ATGGTGCAGCGTTTCGACGGCCGTGTGGTGACCATCACCGGTGGCGGCAGCGGGATCGGCCTGGCCACCGCCCGGCGGCTCGCCGAAGAGGGCGCCAAGGTGGTCATCGCCGATGTCGCCGAGGAGTCCGGCAAGGCCGCCGCGGACGAGGTCGGCGGCCTGTTCGTGCGGACCGACGTGACCGACGAGGAGCAGGTCAAGGCCCTGTTCCAGACCGCGGTCGACGAGTACGGCTCGCTGGACGTCGCGTTCAACAACGCCGGCATCTCCCCGCCGGAGGACGACTCGATCCTGACCACCGGCCTCGACGCCTGGGAGAAGGTCCAGCGGGTCAATCTCACCTCGGTGTACCTGTGCTGCAAGTACGCGATCCCGCACATGCGGGCGCAGGGCAAGGGGTCGATCGTGAACACCGCGTCCTTCGTGGCGGTGATGGGCGCGGCGACCTCGCAGATCTCCTACAGCGCGTCCAAGGGCGGGGTGCTGTCGATGACCCGCGAGCTGGGCGTGCAGTTCGCCCGCGAGGGCATCCGGATCAACGCGCTGTGCCCGGGACCGGTGAACACCCCGCTGCTCAAGGAGCTCTTCGCCAAGGACCCGGAGCGCGCTGCCCGCCGTCTGGTGCACGTGCCGCTGGGCCGGTTCGCCGAGCCGGAGGAGCTCGCCGCCGCGGTCGCGTTCCTGGCCAGCGACGATGCGTCGTTCATCACAGCTTCGCAGTTCCTGGTCGACGGCGGCATCTCGGGCGCCTACGTGACCCCGTTGTGA
- a CDS encoding aldehyde dehydrogenase: protein MSTTFEVINPATEQVVRSVELTSAEDTDAAIRRAHAALPSWRAVAPGDRARLLRRFADAVDADIEYLAQLEVVNSGHTIGNARWEAGNVRDVLHYYAAAPERLIGQQIPVPGGLNVTFHEPLGVVGVIVPWNFPMPIAGWGFAPALAAGNTVVLKPAELTPLTALRLAELAREAGLPEDVFQVLPGKGSVVGQRFVEHPLVRKVVFTGSTEVGKQIMAGCAAQVKRVTLELGGKNANVVFDDADLEKAAATAPYGVFDNAGQDCCARSLILVQASAYDRFMELLEPAVRGVVVGDPGAETTEMGPLISAAHLAKVSSYVDEQAPVAFRGSAPEGAGFWFPPTVVTPPDLAHPLASEEIFGPVVAVVPFTDEADAVRMANHTEYGLSGSIWTRDVGRALRVSRGVEAGNLSVNSHSSVRYWTPFGGFKQSGLGRELGPDAVTAFTETKNVFISTEEN, encoded by the coding sequence ATGAGCACCACATTCGAGGTCATCAACCCGGCGACCGAGCAGGTCGTGCGCTCGGTCGAGCTGACGTCGGCCGAGGACACCGACGCGGCGATCCGGCGGGCGCACGCCGCGCTGCCGTCGTGGCGGGCGGTGGCGCCGGGCGACCGGGCCCGGCTGCTGCGCCGGTTCGCCGACGCGGTGGACGCCGACATCGAGTACCTGGCGCAGCTGGAGGTGGTCAACTCCGGCCACACCATCGGCAACGCGCGCTGGGAGGCAGGCAACGTCCGCGACGTGCTACACTACTACGCGGCCGCCCCGGAACGCCTGATCGGCCAGCAGATCCCGGTGCCGGGCGGGCTGAACGTGACCTTCCACGAGCCGCTCGGCGTGGTTGGCGTGATCGTGCCGTGGAACTTCCCGATGCCGATCGCCGGCTGGGGGTTCGCCCCGGCGCTGGCGGCGGGCAACACCGTGGTGCTCAAACCCGCCGAGCTCACCCCGCTGACCGCGCTGCGGCTCGCCGAGCTCGCGCGGGAGGCGGGCCTTCCCGAGGACGTGTTCCAGGTGCTGCCGGGCAAGGGTTCGGTGGTGGGGCAGCGGTTCGTCGAGCACCCGCTGGTGCGCAAGGTGGTCTTCACCGGCTCCACCGAGGTCGGCAAGCAGATCATGGCCGGCTGCGCGGCCCAGGTGAAGCGGGTGACGCTGGAGCTCGGCGGCAAGAACGCGAACGTGGTCTTCGACGACGCCGATCTGGAGAAGGCCGCGGCGACCGCGCCCTACGGCGTGTTCGACAACGCCGGGCAGGACTGCTGCGCCCGCTCGCTGATCCTGGTGCAGGCGAGCGCGTACGACCGGTTCATGGAACTGCTCGAACCGGCGGTGCGCGGGGTGGTGGTCGGTGATCCCGGTGCCGAGACCACCGAGATGGGCCCGCTGATCTCGGCCGCCCACCTGGCCAAGGTCTCGTCCTATGTGGACGAACAAGCGCCGGTGGCGTTCCGCGGCAGCGCGCCGGAGGGCGCCGGGTTCTGGTTCCCGCCGACCGTGGTCACCCCGCCGGACCTGGCGCACCCGCTGGCCAGCGAGGAGATCTTCGGGCCGGTGGTGGCCGTGGTGCCGTTCACCGACGAAGCGGACGCGGTGCGCATGGCCAACCACACCGAGTACGGGCTGTCCGGCTCGATCTGGACCCGGGACGTGGGCCGCGCGCTGCGGGTGTCGCGCGGGGTCGAGGCCGGGAACCTCTCCGTCAACTCCCATTCCTCGGTGCGGTACTGGACGCCGTTCGGCGGCTTCAAGCAGTCCGGCCTCGGCCGGGAGCTGGGCCCCGACGCGGTGACCGCCTTCACCGAGACCAAGAACGTGTTCATTTCGACCGAGGAGAACTAG